From Acidobacteriota bacterium, one genomic window encodes:
- a CDS encoding DUF1501 domain-containing protein, giving the protein MSSSNPTRRQFLRNAAMASMAGMSVSPFLIEMNSVAALAQQNNASGYKALVCIFLSGGNDGHGTVIATDSGSFNAFTQARSGAPGLAYSMGDLLPITLKTPQSGRSFALNPNLGGIQNLFNSGRAAVVANTGTLIAPVSKAQIQNNSVPLPASLYSHFDQTAAWQGIVANSGSGVHTGWGGAMADIIASMNSNSAFTCISTAGVALFLSGQASYQLNVTSAGPIPIGGLANPLFGSQAGSSALSSILSADENNLFAKEYEVVVQRSIAAQALLASSMLPAGPTGVANPPQYLDPVTGKLTNNSLATSLQTVARIIGGRSSLGVSGQIFFVQFGGFDTHDNQAPQHAKLLTQLGSALEYFDAVMTTMGMGDSVTAFTASDFGRTLTANSDGTDHGWGSHHIVTGGAVQGGDMYGTYPVIGSNQANDMGAGRLIPTTSVEQYAGTLARWMGLSDGQVKTVFPNFINFGTSPYLGLMG; this is encoded by the coding sequence ATGAGCAGCTCCAACCCAACCCGCAGGCAATTTCTTCGCAATGCCGCAATGGCTTCGATGGCCGGCATGTCCGTCAGCCCATTTCTCATCGAGATGAACTCTGTAGCGGCCCTGGCCCAGCAGAACAATGCCTCCGGCTACAAGGCGCTTGTGTGCATCTTCCTCTCGGGAGGCAATGACGGACACGGCACTGTCATCGCAACGGACTCCGGCTCGTTCAATGCGTTCACTCAGGCACGTTCCGGAGCGCCCGGTCTCGCCTACAGCATGGGCGATCTGTTGCCCATTACCCTCAAAACGCCGCAGAGCGGGCGCAGCTTCGCCCTCAATCCTAACCTCGGTGGTATCCAGAATTTATTCAATTCGGGGCGCGCAGCCGTTGTTGCCAACACCGGAACGCTGATCGCCCCTGTCAGCAAGGCGCAGATACAGAACAATTCCGTTCCGCTGCCTGCGTCGCTCTACTCGCACTTCGATCAAACGGCCGCATGGCAGGGCATCGTTGCCAACAGCGGCAGTGGAGTGCACACCGGCTGGGGCGGAGCTATGGCCGACATCATCGCCAGCATGAACTCCAACTCTGCGTTTACCTGCATCTCCACGGCCGGCGTCGCTCTCTTTCTCTCGGGCCAGGCCTCGTACCAACTTAACGTCACGTCTGCGGGACCAATTCCAATCGGCGGCCTTGCGAATCCTCTCTTTGGCAGCCAGGCCGGCAGCAGCGCGCTCTCTTCCATCCTCTCCGCCGACGAGAACAACCTCTTCGCAAAGGAGTATGAGGTTGTCGTGCAGCGCTCCATTGCGGCCCAGGCCCTGCTTGCAAGTTCCATGCTACCTGCGGGACCGACCGGCGTCGCAAATCCGCCGCAGTATCTCGATCCGGTGACCGGCAAGCTCACCAACAACTCGCTGGCAACATCGCTGCAAACCGTCGCACGCATCATCGGCGGCAGAAGCTCTCTCGGCGTCAGCGGCCAGATATTCTTCGTGCAGTTCGGAGGCTTCGATACTCACGACAACCAGGCGCCGCAACATGCAAAACTTCTCACGCAGCTTGGGTCTGCTCTTGAGTACTTCGATGCCGTGATGACGACCATGGGCATGGGCGATAGCGTCACCGCCTTCACCGCCTCCGACTTCGGCCGTACCCTTACTGCAAACAGCGATGGCACCGACCATGGATGGGGGAGCCATCACATCGTCACTGGAGGAGCAGTCCAGGGCGGCGACATGTACGGAACCTACCCTGTCATCGGCTCCAACCAGGCTAACGATATGGGAGCAGGCCGCCTCATCCCGACTACTTCTGTCGAACAATATGCAGGAACGCTCGCGCGCTGGATGGGTCTCTCCGACGGTCAGGTCAAGACTGTCTTTCCGAACTTCATCAACTTCGGCACCAGCCCATATCTCGGCCTCATGGGCTAA
- a CDS encoding DUF1800 domain-containing protein — protein sequence MPQRKHCLLSAALSALSVCLLGVIAGCGTGVNPDLAASISAGQNTLRAGDTAQISRLPANVTGTALVYSVNGVQGGNARFGTVDGNGLYTAPAIVPSPGNVVTVTSVATKFPNGKPGSVAFTILNPIPVVASVTPSTFPEGTATVTITGSRFVYGAQIFWNGAPISTTYVSATQLAASISAPLPGNYSLYVRNPEPGAANSAVIPITVTPGKVMLKVVTSDGTSVRVNNSLRIGLTVTGTLNTGMVWQVNGINGGNTQLGTVVANRDGSATYTAPAVVPAPNNVVMLTAISVDDPTVSISQNIAVMNPIPILASASPMTFNVGSASVVVTGDRFINGATVLMNGVAVPTTFNSGTQLTATLTLTDPGNLDLQVLNPAPGPATSANLIAQVSGNPPVPLITPEDASRFLAQSTFGATDGDIRHLSKIGYADWFAEQFNQPLVPHKPYVEQQLIVNNPPCAAGDLKCNAALFVQNNLNEGYVQQSFWQQAIAGNDQLRQRVVYALTQIMVISSTNPAVGNMPRGMANYYDVLGGDAFGNFRQLIEDVTLSPMMGKFLSHLGNDKGDANRDPDENYAREVMQLFTIGLYQLNADGTRKLDPTGQPIPTYNNNDVMGMAKVLTGFSWNIPGDKSENAWSNCCAYVGTGFGEDILPMQSFPNHHSIAEKDFLGVTIPASANPDPEGDLKIALDTLFNHPNLPPFFAKQMIQHMVTSNPSSAYVGRVAAVFQNNGFGVRGDMKAVITAILMDPEARDSATVATDAQYGKVREALIRYTEWARAFTAQSRNGSYNLGSTEDPIYGLGEMSLRSPSVFNWFSPGYTPPATSIEKAGLLAPEMQMTDVSTVVGYLNYMQNAIGAGAAGGPDVFSSYSTEIGLAATPDQLVDRINLLLMAGRMDNTLRSQIISAVNAIAIPSSGTDAINAALSNRVKTAIYLTMAAPSYSAQF from the coding sequence ATGCCACAAAGGAAACACTGTCTACTTTCCGCGGCGCTCAGTGCGCTCTCCGTCTGTCTGCTCGGCGTAATCGCAGGATGCGGCACTGGCGTCAACCCGGATCTTGCCGCCTCGATCTCGGCAGGCCAGAACACGCTTCGCGCGGGCGATACCGCCCAGATCAGCCGGCTGCCCGCCAATGTCACGGGGACTGCACTGGTCTACTCCGTCAATGGGGTACAGGGAGGGAATGCCAGGTTCGGTACTGTCGACGGCAATGGTCTGTATACGGCCCCCGCCATCGTACCCAGTCCAGGCAATGTCGTTACGGTTACCAGCGTCGCCACAAAATTTCCTAACGGCAAGCCTGGTTCTGTCGCATTCACCATTCTCAATCCCATTCCTGTAGTAGCCTCTGTCACGCCGTCGACCTTTCCTGAAGGAACCGCAACGGTCACCATCACCGGCTCGCGCTTTGTCTATGGAGCGCAGATCTTCTGGAATGGCGCACCGATCTCCACGACATACGTCTCTGCCACCCAGTTGGCGGCTTCCATATCGGCTCCGCTTCCCGGCAACTACTCCCTCTACGTGCGTAACCCGGAGCCGGGCGCGGCGAATTCGGCTGTCATCCCCATCACCGTCACGCCGGGCAAGGTCATGCTCAAGGTTGTTACGAGCGATGGCACCAGCGTCAGGGTCAACAACAGTCTCCGGATTGGACTGACTGTTACCGGCACCCTCAACACGGGCATGGTCTGGCAGGTCAATGGAATCAACGGCGGCAATACGCAGTTGGGAACGGTTGTGGCCAATCGGGATGGCAGCGCCACCTACACCGCGCCTGCTGTTGTGCCCGCTCCGAATAACGTGGTCATGCTGACTGCGATCAGCGTCGACGATCCCACCGTCTCAATCAGCCAGAACATCGCCGTGATGAATCCCATTCCGATCCTGGCCTCGGCGTCTCCCATGACGTTCAACGTTGGTTCAGCCAGCGTTGTCGTCACTGGCGACCGTTTCATTAATGGAGCTACTGTCTTGATGAACGGCGTTGCCGTGCCCACTACTTTCAATAGCGGCACACAGCTTACGGCCACGCTCACGCTTACCGATCCCGGGAACCTCGATCTCCAGGTGCTCAATCCAGCGCCTGGCCCGGCAACGTCTGCGAACCTCATCGCCCAGGTCTCTGGCAATCCTCCCGTTCCGCTTATTACTCCAGAGGATGCCTCGCGGTTTCTCGCGCAGTCCACCTTTGGCGCGACCGATGGCGACATACGGCACCTCTCGAAGATCGGCTATGCCGACTGGTTCGCGGAGCAGTTCAATCAACCGCTGGTTCCTCACAAGCCCTACGTGGAGCAGCAACTCATCGTCAACAATCCTCCCTGTGCCGCTGGCGATCTCAAGTGCAACGCAGCCTTGTTCGTGCAGAACAATCTCAATGAGGGCTACGTTCAGCAATCCTTCTGGCAACAGGCCATCGCAGGCAACGACCAGCTTCGCCAGCGGGTGGTCTACGCGCTGACCCAGATCATGGTGATCTCCAGCACCAATCCAGCCGTTGGCAACATGCCGCGAGGTATGGCGAACTACTACGACGTGCTTGGGGGCGATGCCTTCGGCAACTTCCGCCAGCTTATTGAAGACGTCACCCTAAGCCCGATGATGGGCAAGTTCCTCTCGCACCTCGGCAACGACAAAGGCGATGCCAACCGCGATCCCGATGAGAACTACGCCCGCGAAGTCATGCAGCTCTTTACCATCGGCCTCTATCAGCTCAACGCCGATGGTACGCGGAAGCTTGATCCCACGGGACAGCCCATTCCCACCTATAACAACAACGACGTCATGGGCATGGCCAAGGTACTGACGGGCTTCAGTTGGAACATCCCTGGCGATAAGAGCGAAAATGCGTGGTCCAACTGCTGCGCCTATGTCGGCACTGGCTTCGGCGAGGACATTCTGCCCATGCAGAGCTTCCCCAACCACCACTCCATTGCAGAGAAGGATTTTCTCGGCGTAACCATCCCCGCCTCGGCCAATCCCGATCCTGAGGGAGATCTCAAGATCGCACTGGACACGCTCTTCAATCATCCGAATCTTCCGCCATTCTTCGCCAAACAGATGATCCAGCACATGGTCACCAGCAACCCCAGCTCTGCCTATGTCGGCAGAGTGGCTGCTGTATTCCAAAACAACGGCTTTGGCGTGCGCGGAGACATGAAGGCGGTCATCACGGCGATTCTTATGGACCCGGAGGCGCGCGACTCCGCAACCGTTGCAACCGATGCGCAGTACGGCAAAGTCCGCGAGGCGCTCATTCGCTACACCGAGTGGGCGCGCGCCTTCACCGCGCAGTCGCGCAACGGCTCCTACAACCTGGGGAGCACCGAAGACCCGATCTATGGCCTCGGCGAGATGTCGCTCCGTTCGCCCAGCGTCTTCAACTGGTTCTCCCCCGGCTACACGCCTCCCGCCACCAGTATTGAAAAGGCCGGGCTGCTCGCGCCTGAGATGCAGATGACCGACGTCTCCACAGTAGTCGGCTACCTCAACTACATGCAGAACGCTATCGGCGCCGGCGCGGCAGGAGGTCCCGATGTCTTCTCCAGCTACTCGACGGAGATCGGTCTCGCTGCAACGCCTGACCAGCTTGTGGATCGCATCAATCTACTGCTTATGGCTGGCCGCATGGACAACACCCTGCGCAGCCAGATCATCTCCGCGGTCAATGCGATCGCCATACCTTCCTCTGGAACCGATGCAATTAACGCTGCACTATCAAACCGCGTGAAGACCGCGATATATCTCACCATGGCCGCGCCCTCCTATAGCGCGCAATTCTAA
- a CDS encoding sugar phosphate isomerase/epimerase produces the protein MEVSRRSFLGGAAAVAASFTTRISYGLPLGLPPGIQLYSVRQQMAEDFDGTLAAVRAAGFLEVESASLPKKPAAEIRASLDKAGLKCVSSHRSFADVTKNLDATIEFEKTIGVGFIICPGPGRRNPPAPGTRPGPPSIDDWQYNAEEFNKSGEKLKAAGIKFGYHNHYVEFAPVDGKVPYEELLRICEPDKVTFELDCGWARVAGVDPVALMKKYPHRFSMFHVKDFKLPANISYANHEEAKVTELGRGSIDYKPIFAQAAKNQKIMHAFVEQEAFDIPWKESLKVDADYLKALKV, from the coding sequence ATGGAAGTCTCACGCAGGAGTTTTCTGGGCGGCGCCGCAGCAGTGGCCGCGAGCTTTACGACACGAATCTCATACGGCCTGCCTTTGGGACTTCCTCCCGGAATACAGCTCTACAGCGTTCGGCAGCAGATGGCGGAAGACTTCGATGGCACCCTGGCCGCGGTCCGTGCCGCAGGCTTCCTCGAGGTCGAGTCGGCGTCTCTGCCGAAGAAGCCTGCCGCGGAGATTCGCGCCTCGCTCGACAAGGCCGGGTTGAAGTGTGTGAGTTCGCACCGCTCGTTTGCCGACGTGACGAAGAACCTTGATGCAACCATCGAATTCGAGAAGACGATTGGCGTGGGCTTCATCATCTGCCCCGGCCCAGGACGCAGGAATCCTCCCGCCCCCGGAACGAGGCCCGGCCCCCCGTCGATCGACGACTGGCAGTACAACGCGGAGGAGTTCAACAAGTCTGGCGAGAAGCTGAAGGCCGCAGGCATCAAGTTCGGCTATCACAATCACTATGTCGAGTTTGCGCCTGTGGACGGCAAGGTGCCCTATGAAGAACTGTTGCGCATCTGCGAGCCCGACAAAGTGACGTTTGAGCTGGACTGCGGATGGGCGAGGGTTGCCGGCGTGGACCCCGTCGCGCTGATGAAGAAGTATCCGCATCGGTTCTCGATGTTCCATGTGAAGGACTTCAAGCTTCCGGCGAATATCTCCTACGCGAACCACGAAGAAGCGAAGGTAACGGAGCTGGGACGTGGCTCGATCGACTACAAACCGATCTTTGCCCAGGCAGCAAAGAACCAGAAGATTATGCACGCGTTTGTCGAGCAGGAAGCGTTCGATATTCCCTGGAAGGAATCCCTGAAGGTGGATGCAGACTATCTGAAGGCCTTGAAGGTATAG
- a CDS encoding Gfo/Idh/MocA family oxidoreductase: MSNLSRRRFIQASSAAAAFSGTLSALAAQQSGARTLGPNDQINIALIGAGIRGQSITTTALQVPNVKLLAVADCYDGRLTHAKELWGANVATTRDYKEILARPDIDAVIVGTPDHWHMQAACDAMNAGKDVYCEKPMIHTYDDGPKFIATAKKTNRILQVGSQRVSSILYAKAKELLASGAIGKLNMVSAHWDRSTAQGAWDYTVPPDANTTTCDWPRFLGSAPKIPWNGERFFQWRKWSDYGSGVAGDLFVHLFSGTHFITGSTGPTRAMATGGLRYWKDGRNAPDVLLALFDYPQEFNLSLRVNFVAGADDNEGFLFTGSDGLIEIAGNSVILTRKPMTKDPGYNVATFANAMQKEALADYRKKYPSTTQTAGVSPYIERFDAPKGYNDTYDHFVNFFNSVRTRRQPVEDATFGFRAAGAALLANLSMEKGKVVEWNPEAMKVV; this comes from the coding sequence ATGAGCAATCTCAGCAGGCGGCGCTTCATCCAGGCATCTTCGGCTGCCGCCGCATTTTCAGGAACTCTCAGCGCGCTCGCAGCGCAGCAGAGCGGGGCGAGAACTCTCGGGCCCAACGACCAGATCAACATCGCCCTCATCGGTGCAGGTATCCGCGGTCAGAGCATTACGACGACCGCGCTCCAGGTGCCCAACGTCAAGCTCCTTGCCGTCGCCGACTGCTACGACGGCCGCCTCACCCATGCCAAGGAGCTATGGGGCGCCAACGTCGCCACCACTCGCGACTACAAGGAGATTCTTGCGCGTCCCGACATCGACGCCGTTATCGTTGGAACTCCGGACCACTGGCACATGCAGGCCGCCTGCGATGCCATGAATGCAGGCAAGGACGTCTACTGCGAAAAGCCGATGATTCACACCTACGATGACGGCCCCAAGTTCATCGCTACAGCAAAGAAGACCAATCGCATTCTTCAGGTTGGCAGTCAGCGCGTCAGCTCCATCCTTTATGCCAAAGCGAAGGAATTGCTCGCCTCAGGGGCAATCGGGAAACTCAACATGGTCTCAGCGCACTGGGACCGCAGCACGGCGCAGGGAGCATGGGACTACACCGTCCCCCCCGACGCCAATACGACCACCTGCGACTGGCCTCGCTTTCTCGGCTCCGCGCCAAAGATTCCCTGGAATGGCGAGCGCTTCTTCCAGTGGCGCAAGTGGAGCGACTATGGCTCAGGCGTGGCTGGCGACCTCTTCGTCCACCTCTTCAGCGGCACGCACTTCATCACCGGATCAACCGGCCCCACCCGCGCCATGGCTACCGGAGGCCTGCGTTACTGGAAAGACGGCCGCAACGCTCCCGACGTCCTGCTGGCGCTCTTCGACTATCCGCAGGAGTTCAACCTCAGTCTGAGGGTCAACTTCGTTGCGGGCGCCGACGACAATGAAGGTTTCCTCTTCACCGGCTCCGACGGACTCATCGAGATCGCTGGGAATTCCGTCATCCTTACTCGCAAGCCGATGACCAAGGATCCTGGCTACAACGTAGCCACCTTCGCCAACGCCATGCAAAAGGAGGCGCTGGCCGACTACCGCAAGAAGTATCCCAGCACAACGCAGACCGCGGGGGTCTCTCCTTACATCGAGCGGTTCGATGCGCCAAAGGGGTACAACGACACCTACGACCATTTCGTCAATTTCTTCAACTCCGTGCGCACACGTCGCCAGCCTGTCGAGGACGCCACCTTCGGCTTCCGTGCCGCAGGCGCGGCCCTGCTGGCCAACCTAAGCATGGAGAAGGGAAAGGTTGTCGAGTGGAATCCGGAGGCGATGAAGGTCGTCTAA